The following are encoded together in the Chaetodon auriga isolate fChaAug3 chromosome 4, fChaAug3.hap1, whole genome shotgun sequence genome:
- the LOC143320151 gene encoding uncharacterized protein LOC143320151 isoform X1, which produces MAETVRSLFDYRETHSLDSDGDGIKPAPPLRGRGCGRKRKGTPVKVFVTHTEEESVPEHSFSPGDRKEAAENKRLALDGPFDHTEPAPHSCGPSEQAHGKVSSGSKTSSCSASTPALAPAASSAPTPTPVPAPAPATATSAQAPSLTPASTAPAAPTASAPAQTASSYPPSPNCRIREVHCGSQVRLVVIAIRDITKGEEITVDYSLTEWGENLGFRGTVSPAQHECNSDTENNNNIKKEDEPLSLTAQQRQQQQQQQQQQQQQQQQQEYVTPSWSLSPSSSPISHSDASDSDAGDEDNSSPRGRALRRRKKRRGTPSKKKTPHRTPPGRPPSVSPTSVPPANRPLPSSHPSPPCSSSSSPSSAKPVFKAPAPLGSNTTSNVNINVPRGGVSIDSMRQTCEYCGRHFRSLGRHLDKHHAHQPEVCSALVERYTQMPRLHAHNTNPTTARTHTQQHSKSSQVTGQSRSSDLPQSGVQDLSMSPPTLTAASQSPSSAGRNSTPPLLTPPRGQNAVPVSVLKRSPPPVAVTQSRKGAMRRLKKQRQEDEEEEDEEDEDEEDVEVVEVKRPKEEDDVEVVCPQSFSSKLAKEMEPPKEEEDEEEEEEEEEENGVMEVEDESGTEDKEKDLLSSSGRHHLLPLLSSLSSLVLYLRRLQHSAFLSLSRQLQSAEAWRLLCHSSLALLILYNRRRECEVSKLSIAEYRARVTPQCPVPVPPGAPPALTPLEASLSPFERLVLPHLPRVGVQGKRGRVQPLILPPHCEPCLELLLQTRQDVGVDPANPYVFARPYHSPATPLRGTDLLRSLARSSGTRNPRALTQTRVRRQVAILTQLLLLGEGEEPGQPGGSAVERLEHFLEREYHVTQNCAGIGQDPGLMGRVGRVVLCGERDGVLFRGMSLNHICLELDVMSGNSADSYSEGESEGEQVKEKPEALAPAPAPNPTPTLLYVRKGKNNGRVGRPKKLKNTQPPPPPPPPPPVNRRRGSGQHKSGKRGVLKRPWSEAERAAVEEHLTQNITELRVPAKADCERCLQQCPLLVSNHRDWRAIKFYCHNRIQLLKKNQRRESEPQPLTVC; this is translated from the exons GCGTGGCTgtggaaggaaaaggaaagggaCACCCGTCAAAGTCTTTGTtacacacactgaggaggagagcgTGCCTGAACACAGCTTCAgcccag GTGATCGTaaggaagcagcagagaataAACGGCTCGCACTGGATGGGCCTTTCGACCACACAGAGCCTGCTCCTCACAGCTG CGGTCCCTCAGAGCAGGCTCATGGCAAAGTCTCCTCCGGATCCAAGACCAGCTCCTGCTCGGCCTCTACACCGGCTCTagctcctgctgcctcctcgGCCCCAACCCCAACACCGGTCCCTGCTCCCGCCCCTGCCACGGCCACTTCAGCTCAGGCCCCGTCTCTGACACCGGCCTCCACAGCTCCAGCTGCCCCGACAGCCTCTGCTCCGGCCCAGACAGCCAGCTCCTACCCTCCCTCCCCCAACTGCCGCATCCGAGAGGTCCACTGTGGCAGCCAGGTGCGACTGGTCGTTATCGCCATTCGAGACATCACCAAGGGGGAGGAGATCACTGTGGACTACAGCCTGACAGAGTGGGGGGAGAACCTG GGTTTTCGTGGTACCGTGTCTCCAGCGCAACATGAGTGTAACTCTGACACAGAGAATAACAACAATATCAAAAAG GAGGATGAGCCTCTTTCTCTGACAGcccagcagcggcagcagcaacaacagcagcaacaacagcagcagcagcagcaacagcagcaggagtacGTCACCCCCTCGTggtccctctccccctcctcctcccccatctcCCACTCTGATGCCAGTGACTCAGACGCTGGAGATGAGGACAACTCCAGCCCCCGCGGGCGCGCACTACGCCGTCGCAAAAAACGGCGCGGCACTCCTTCAAAGAAAAAGACTCCCCATCGGACCCCACCTGGGCGGCCACCATCGGTCTCCCCGACCAGCGTTCCTCCTGCCAACCGTCCGCTTCCTTCATcccacccctctcctccctgctcttcttcttcttccccctctTCAGCCAAACCGGTGTTCAAAGCTCCGGCTCCGCTGGGCTCCAACACCACGAGCAACGTCAACATAAATGTCCCCAGAGGAGGAGTGTCCATAGACTCCATGCGTCAAACCTGCGAGTACTGTGGACGCCACTTCCGTTCTCTGGGCCGCCACTTAGATAAACACCATGCGCACCAACCAGAAGTATGCTCCGCCCTGGTGGAGCGCTACACACAGATGCCCCGTCTGCATGCACATAACACAAACCCCACCAcagctcgcacacacactcagcagcactCGAAGTCGTCACAAGTCACAGGACAGAGCCGCAGTTCAGATCTTCCACAGAGTGGCGTCCAGGACCTCTCCATGTCTCCGCCCACTCTCACAGCAGCTAGCCAATCCCCTTCCTCCGCTGGAAGAAACTCCACCCCACCTTTGCTGACTCCTCCACGAGGACAGAACGCAGTGCCAGTGTCTGTCTTAAAGAGAAGCCCACCCCCTGTGGCTGTGACACAGTCCAGGAAGGGAGCGATGAGGAGGCTGAAGAAGCAAAgacaggaggatgaggaggaagaggatgaggaagatgaagatgaagaagatgtggAGGTCGTGGAGGTAAAGAGGCCCAAAGAGGAGGATGACGTTGAGGTGGTGTGCCCTCAGTCCTTCAGCAGCAAGTTGGCCAAAGAGATGGAACCAccaaaggaagaggaagatgaagaggaggaggaagaggaggaggaggagaatggagtgatggaggtggaggatgaaAGTGGGACGGAAGATAAGGAAAAGGACTTGCTGAG taGTTCGGGGCGTCACCACTTGCTGCCCCTCCTCTCATCCTTGTCCTCTCTGGTGCTGTACCTTCGCCGGCTGCAGCACTCGGCCTTCTTGTCCCTGTCTCGGCAGCTACAGTCAGCCGAAGCCTGGCGCCTTCTTTGCCACTCCAGCCTGGCTCTCCTCATCCTGTACAACCGCCGACGTGAATGTGAGGTCTCCAAGCTTTCCATCGCTGAATATCGTGCTCGCGTCACTCCCCAGTGCCCTGTTCCTGTCCCACCTGGAGCCCCTCCAGCTCTCACCCCACTGGAGGCCTCACTGTCCCCCTTTGAGCGCCTGGTGCTTCCTCACCTCCCTAGAGTCGGGGTCCAGGGTAAACGTGGACGGGTCCAGCCCCTCATCCTCCCCCCTCACTGCGAGCCCTGCCTGGAGCTCCTCCTGCAAACACGGCAGGATGTGGGAGTCGACCCTGCAAACCCGTATGTCTTTGCCAGGCCCTACCACTCCCCTGCCACCCCACTGCGAGGCACTGACCTCCTCCGCAGCCTGGCCCGTTCAAGCGGTACCCGCAATCCCCGTGCCCTGACCCAGACCAGGGTTCGACGGCAAGTAGCTATCCTGACCCAGCTGCTGCTActgggagaaggagaggagccCGGGCAGCCTGGAGGCAGCGCTGTGGAGAGGCTGGAGCACTTCCTGGAGAGAGAGTACCATGTGACACAGAACTGTGCTGGAATTGGCCAAGACCCGGGCCTGATGGGCAGAGTGGGCCGAGTCGTgctctgtggagagagagacggagtgCTGTTCAGAGGAATGAGCCTGAACCACATCTGCCTGGAACTGGACG TTATGTCAGGAAACTCTGCGGACTCGTACTCAGAGGGCGAATCTGAAGGGGAGCAGGTGAAGGAGAAGCCCGAGGCTCTCGCCCCTGCTCCTGCGCCGAATCCTACGCCTACCCTGCTGTATGTCAGGAAGGGCAAGAACAACGGGCGGGTGGGACGACCCAAGAAGCTCAAAAACACCCAgccaccccctccacctcctccacctccaccagtaAACCGCAGGAGAGGCTCAGGTCAGCACAAATCAG GAAAGCGAGGCGTCCTGAAGCGTCCCTGGTCGGAAGCGGAGCGTGCGGCGGTCGAGGAGCACCTGACCCAAAACATCACCGAGCTCCGGGTCCCCGCCAAGGCCGACTGTGAGCGCTGCTTGCAGcagtgccccctgctggtcagcAACCACCGCGACTGGCGAGCTATTAAGTTCTACTGCCACAACCGCATTCAGCTGCTGAAGAAAAACCAGCGGCGTGAAAGTGAGCCCCAGCCCCTCACGGTCTGCTGA
- the LOC143320151 gene encoding uncharacterized protein LOC143320151 isoform X3, translating into MAETVRSLFDYRETHSLDSDGDGIKPAPPLRGRGCGRKRKGTPVKVFVTHTEEESVPEHSFSPGDRKEAAENKRLALDGPFDHTEPAPHSCGPSEQAHGKVSSGSKTSSCSASTPALAPAASSAPTPTPVPAPAPATATSAQAPSLTPASTAPAAPTASAPAQTASSYPPSPNCRIREVHCGSQVRLVVIAIRDITKGEEITVDYSLTEWGENLGFRGTVSPAQHECNSDTENNNNIKKEDEPLSLTAQQRQQQQQQQQQQQQQQQQQEYVTPSWSLSPSSSPISHSDASDSDAGDEDNSSPRGRALRRRKKRRGTPSKKKTPHRTPPGRPPSVSPTSVPPANRPLPSSHPSPPCSSSSSPSSAKPVFKAPAPLGSNTTSNVNINVPRGGVSIDSMRQTCEYCGRHFRSLGRHLDKHHAHQPEVCSALVERYTQMPRLHAHNTNPTTARTHTQQHSKSSQVTGQSRSSDLPQSGVQDLSMSPPTLTAASQSPSSAGRNSTPPLLTPPRGQNAVPVSVLKRSPPPVAVTQSRKGAMRRLKKQRQEDEEEEDEEDEDEEDVEVVEVKRPKEEDDVEVVCPQSFSSKLAKEMEPPKEEEDEEEEEEEEEENGVMEVEDESGTEDKEKDLLSSSGRHHLLPLLSSLSSLVLYLRRLQHSAFLSLSRQLQSAEAWRLLCHSSLALLILYNRRRECEVSKLSIAEYRARVTPQCPVPVPPGAPPALTPLEASLSPFERLVLPHLPRVGVQGKRGRVQPLILPPHCEPCLELLLQTRQDVGVDPANPYVFARPYHSPATPLRGTDLLRSLARSSGTRNPRALTQTRVRRQVAILTQLLLLGEGEEPGQPGGSAVERLEHFLEREYHVTQNCAGIGQDPGLMGRVGRVVLCGERDGVLFRGMSLNHICLELDVMSGNSADSYSEGESEGEQVKEKPEALAPAPAPNPTPTLLYVRKGKNNGRVGRPKKLKNTQPPPPPPPPPPVNRRRGSGKRGVLKRPWSEAERAAVEEHLTQNITELRVPAKADCERCLQQCPLLVSNHRDWRAIKFYCHNRIQLLKKNQRRESEPQPLTVC; encoded by the exons GCGTGGCTgtggaaggaaaaggaaagggaCACCCGTCAAAGTCTTTGTtacacacactgaggaggagagcgTGCCTGAACACAGCTTCAgcccag GTGATCGTaaggaagcagcagagaataAACGGCTCGCACTGGATGGGCCTTTCGACCACACAGAGCCTGCTCCTCACAGCTG CGGTCCCTCAGAGCAGGCTCATGGCAAAGTCTCCTCCGGATCCAAGACCAGCTCCTGCTCGGCCTCTACACCGGCTCTagctcctgctgcctcctcgGCCCCAACCCCAACACCGGTCCCTGCTCCCGCCCCTGCCACGGCCACTTCAGCTCAGGCCCCGTCTCTGACACCGGCCTCCACAGCTCCAGCTGCCCCGACAGCCTCTGCTCCGGCCCAGACAGCCAGCTCCTACCCTCCCTCCCCCAACTGCCGCATCCGAGAGGTCCACTGTGGCAGCCAGGTGCGACTGGTCGTTATCGCCATTCGAGACATCACCAAGGGGGAGGAGATCACTGTGGACTACAGCCTGACAGAGTGGGGGGAGAACCTG GGTTTTCGTGGTACCGTGTCTCCAGCGCAACATGAGTGTAACTCTGACACAGAGAATAACAACAATATCAAAAAG GAGGATGAGCCTCTTTCTCTGACAGcccagcagcggcagcagcaacaacagcagcaacaacagcagcagcagcagcaacagcagcaggagtacGTCACCCCCTCGTggtccctctccccctcctcctcccccatctcCCACTCTGATGCCAGTGACTCAGACGCTGGAGATGAGGACAACTCCAGCCCCCGCGGGCGCGCACTACGCCGTCGCAAAAAACGGCGCGGCACTCCTTCAAAGAAAAAGACTCCCCATCGGACCCCACCTGGGCGGCCACCATCGGTCTCCCCGACCAGCGTTCCTCCTGCCAACCGTCCGCTTCCTTCATcccacccctctcctccctgctcttcttcttcttccccctctTCAGCCAAACCGGTGTTCAAAGCTCCGGCTCCGCTGGGCTCCAACACCACGAGCAACGTCAACATAAATGTCCCCAGAGGAGGAGTGTCCATAGACTCCATGCGTCAAACCTGCGAGTACTGTGGACGCCACTTCCGTTCTCTGGGCCGCCACTTAGATAAACACCATGCGCACCAACCAGAAGTATGCTCCGCCCTGGTGGAGCGCTACACACAGATGCCCCGTCTGCATGCACATAACACAAACCCCACCAcagctcgcacacacactcagcagcactCGAAGTCGTCACAAGTCACAGGACAGAGCCGCAGTTCAGATCTTCCACAGAGTGGCGTCCAGGACCTCTCCATGTCTCCGCCCACTCTCACAGCAGCTAGCCAATCCCCTTCCTCCGCTGGAAGAAACTCCACCCCACCTTTGCTGACTCCTCCACGAGGACAGAACGCAGTGCCAGTGTCTGTCTTAAAGAGAAGCCCACCCCCTGTGGCTGTGACACAGTCCAGGAAGGGAGCGATGAGGAGGCTGAAGAAGCAAAgacaggaggatgaggaggaagaggatgaggaagatgaagatgaagaagatgtggAGGTCGTGGAGGTAAAGAGGCCCAAAGAGGAGGATGACGTTGAGGTGGTGTGCCCTCAGTCCTTCAGCAGCAAGTTGGCCAAAGAGATGGAACCAccaaaggaagaggaagatgaagaggaggaggaagaggaggaggaggagaatggagtgatggaggtggaggatgaaAGTGGGACGGAAGATAAGGAAAAGGACTTGCTGAG taGTTCGGGGCGTCACCACTTGCTGCCCCTCCTCTCATCCTTGTCCTCTCTGGTGCTGTACCTTCGCCGGCTGCAGCACTCGGCCTTCTTGTCCCTGTCTCGGCAGCTACAGTCAGCCGAAGCCTGGCGCCTTCTTTGCCACTCCAGCCTGGCTCTCCTCATCCTGTACAACCGCCGACGTGAATGTGAGGTCTCCAAGCTTTCCATCGCTGAATATCGTGCTCGCGTCACTCCCCAGTGCCCTGTTCCTGTCCCACCTGGAGCCCCTCCAGCTCTCACCCCACTGGAGGCCTCACTGTCCCCCTTTGAGCGCCTGGTGCTTCCTCACCTCCCTAGAGTCGGGGTCCAGGGTAAACGTGGACGGGTCCAGCCCCTCATCCTCCCCCCTCACTGCGAGCCCTGCCTGGAGCTCCTCCTGCAAACACGGCAGGATGTGGGAGTCGACCCTGCAAACCCGTATGTCTTTGCCAGGCCCTACCACTCCCCTGCCACCCCACTGCGAGGCACTGACCTCCTCCGCAGCCTGGCCCGTTCAAGCGGTACCCGCAATCCCCGTGCCCTGACCCAGACCAGGGTTCGACGGCAAGTAGCTATCCTGACCCAGCTGCTGCTActgggagaaggagaggagccCGGGCAGCCTGGAGGCAGCGCTGTGGAGAGGCTGGAGCACTTCCTGGAGAGAGAGTACCATGTGACACAGAACTGTGCTGGAATTGGCCAAGACCCGGGCCTGATGGGCAGAGTGGGCCGAGTCGTgctctgtggagagagagacggagtgCTGTTCAGAGGAATGAGCCTGAACCACATCTGCCTGGAACTGGACG TTATGTCAGGAAACTCTGCGGACTCGTACTCAGAGGGCGAATCTGAAGGGGAGCAGGTGAAGGAGAAGCCCGAGGCTCTCGCCCCTGCTCCTGCGCCGAATCCTACGCCTACCCTGCTGTATGTCAGGAAGGGCAAGAACAACGGGCGGGTGGGACGACCCAAGAAGCTCAAAAACACCCAgccaccccctccacctcctccacctccaccagtaAACCGCAGGAGAGGCTCAG GAAAGCGAGGCGTCCTGAAGCGTCCCTGGTCGGAAGCGGAGCGTGCGGCGGTCGAGGAGCACCTGACCCAAAACATCACCGAGCTCCGGGTCCCCGCCAAGGCCGACTGTGAGCGCTGCTTGCAGcagtgccccctgctggtcagcAACCACCGCGACTGGCGAGCTATTAAGTTCTACTGCCACAACCGCATTCAGCTGCTGAAGAAAAACCAGCGGCGTGAAAGTGAGCCCCAGCCCCTCACGGTCTGCTGA
- the LOC143320151 gene encoding uncharacterized protein LOC143320151 isoform X2 has translation MAETVRSLFDYRETHSLDSDGDGIKPAPPLRGRGCGRKRKGTPVKVFVTHTEEESVPEHSFSPGDRKEAAENKRLALDGPFDHTEPAPHSCGPSEQAHGKVSSGSKTSSCSASTPALAPAASSAPTPTPVPAPAPATATSAQAPSLTPASTAPAAPTASAPAQTASSYPPSPNCRIREVHCGSQVRLVVIAIRDITKGEEITVDYSLTEWGENLGFRGTVSPAQHECNSDTENNNNIKKEDEPLSLTAQQRQQQQQQQQQQQQQQQQQEYVTPSWSLSPSSSPISHSDASDSDAGDEDNSSPRGRALRRRKKRRGTPSKKKTPHRTPPGRPPSVSPTSVPPANRPLPSSHPSPPCSSSSSPSSAKPVFKAPAPLGSNTTSNVNINVPRGGVSIDSMRQTCEYCGRHFRSLGRHLDKHHAHQPEVCSALVERYTQMPRLHAHNTNPTTARTHTQQHSKSSQVTGQSRSSDLPQSGVQDLSMSPPTLTAASQSPSSAGRNSTPPLLTPPRGQNAVPVSVLKRSPPPVAVTQSRKGAMRRLKKQRQEDEEEEDEEDEDEEDVEVVEVKRPKEEDDVEVVCPQSFSSKLAKEMEPPKEEEDEEEEEEEEEENGVMEVEDESGTEDKEKDLLSSGRHHLLPLLSSLSSLVLYLRRLQHSAFLSLSRQLQSAEAWRLLCHSSLALLILYNRRRECEVSKLSIAEYRARVTPQCPVPVPPGAPPALTPLEASLSPFERLVLPHLPRVGVQGKRGRVQPLILPPHCEPCLELLLQTRQDVGVDPANPYVFARPYHSPATPLRGTDLLRSLARSSGTRNPRALTQTRVRRQVAILTQLLLLGEGEEPGQPGGSAVERLEHFLEREYHVTQNCAGIGQDPGLMGRVGRVVLCGERDGVLFRGMSLNHICLELDVMSGNSADSYSEGESEGEQVKEKPEALAPAPAPNPTPTLLYVRKGKNNGRVGRPKKLKNTQPPPPPPPPPPVNRRRGSGQHKSGKRGVLKRPWSEAERAAVEEHLTQNITELRVPAKADCERCLQQCPLLVSNHRDWRAIKFYCHNRIQLLKKNQRRESEPQPLTVC, from the exons GCGTGGCTgtggaaggaaaaggaaagggaCACCCGTCAAAGTCTTTGTtacacacactgaggaggagagcgTGCCTGAACACAGCTTCAgcccag GTGATCGTaaggaagcagcagagaataAACGGCTCGCACTGGATGGGCCTTTCGACCACACAGAGCCTGCTCCTCACAGCTG CGGTCCCTCAGAGCAGGCTCATGGCAAAGTCTCCTCCGGATCCAAGACCAGCTCCTGCTCGGCCTCTACACCGGCTCTagctcctgctgcctcctcgGCCCCAACCCCAACACCGGTCCCTGCTCCCGCCCCTGCCACGGCCACTTCAGCTCAGGCCCCGTCTCTGACACCGGCCTCCACAGCTCCAGCTGCCCCGACAGCCTCTGCTCCGGCCCAGACAGCCAGCTCCTACCCTCCCTCCCCCAACTGCCGCATCCGAGAGGTCCACTGTGGCAGCCAGGTGCGACTGGTCGTTATCGCCATTCGAGACATCACCAAGGGGGAGGAGATCACTGTGGACTACAGCCTGACAGAGTGGGGGGAGAACCTG GGTTTTCGTGGTACCGTGTCTCCAGCGCAACATGAGTGTAACTCTGACACAGAGAATAACAACAATATCAAAAAG GAGGATGAGCCTCTTTCTCTGACAGcccagcagcggcagcagcaacaacagcagcaacaacagcagcagcagcagcaacagcagcaggagtacGTCACCCCCTCGTggtccctctccccctcctcctcccccatctcCCACTCTGATGCCAGTGACTCAGACGCTGGAGATGAGGACAACTCCAGCCCCCGCGGGCGCGCACTACGCCGTCGCAAAAAACGGCGCGGCACTCCTTCAAAGAAAAAGACTCCCCATCGGACCCCACCTGGGCGGCCACCATCGGTCTCCCCGACCAGCGTTCCTCCTGCCAACCGTCCGCTTCCTTCATcccacccctctcctccctgctcttcttcttcttccccctctTCAGCCAAACCGGTGTTCAAAGCTCCGGCTCCGCTGGGCTCCAACACCACGAGCAACGTCAACATAAATGTCCCCAGAGGAGGAGTGTCCATAGACTCCATGCGTCAAACCTGCGAGTACTGTGGACGCCACTTCCGTTCTCTGGGCCGCCACTTAGATAAACACCATGCGCACCAACCAGAAGTATGCTCCGCCCTGGTGGAGCGCTACACACAGATGCCCCGTCTGCATGCACATAACACAAACCCCACCAcagctcgcacacacactcagcagcactCGAAGTCGTCACAAGTCACAGGACAGAGCCGCAGTTCAGATCTTCCACAGAGTGGCGTCCAGGACCTCTCCATGTCTCCGCCCACTCTCACAGCAGCTAGCCAATCCCCTTCCTCCGCTGGAAGAAACTCCACCCCACCTTTGCTGACTCCTCCACGAGGACAGAACGCAGTGCCAGTGTCTGTCTTAAAGAGAAGCCCACCCCCTGTGGCTGTGACACAGTCCAGGAAGGGAGCGATGAGGAGGCTGAAGAAGCAAAgacaggaggatgaggaggaagaggatgaggaagatgaagatgaagaagatgtggAGGTCGTGGAGGTAAAGAGGCCCAAAGAGGAGGATGACGTTGAGGTGGTGTGCCCTCAGTCCTTCAGCAGCAAGTTGGCCAAAGAGATGGAACCAccaaaggaagaggaagatgaagaggaggaggaagaggaggaggaggagaatggagtgatggaggtggaggatgaaAGTGGGACGGAAGATAAGGAAAAGGACTTGCTGAG TTCGGGGCGTCACCACTTGCTGCCCCTCCTCTCATCCTTGTCCTCTCTGGTGCTGTACCTTCGCCGGCTGCAGCACTCGGCCTTCTTGTCCCTGTCTCGGCAGCTACAGTCAGCCGAAGCCTGGCGCCTTCTTTGCCACTCCAGCCTGGCTCTCCTCATCCTGTACAACCGCCGACGTGAATGTGAGGTCTCCAAGCTTTCCATCGCTGAATATCGTGCTCGCGTCACTCCCCAGTGCCCTGTTCCTGTCCCACCTGGAGCCCCTCCAGCTCTCACCCCACTGGAGGCCTCACTGTCCCCCTTTGAGCGCCTGGTGCTTCCTCACCTCCCTAGAGTCGGGGTCCAGGGTAAACGTGGACGGGTCCAGCCCCTCATCCTCCCCCCTCACTGCGAGCCCTGCCTGGAGCTCCTCCTGCAAACACGGCAGGATGTGGGAGTCGACCCTGCAAACCCGTATGTCTTTGCCAGGCCCTACCACTCCCCTGCCACCCCACTGCGAGGCACTGACCTCCTCCGCAGCCTGGCCCGTTCAAGCGGTACCCGCAATCCCCGTGCCCTGACCCAGACCAGGGTTCGACGGCAAGTAGCTATCCTGACCCAGCTGCTGCTActgggagaaggagaggagccCGGGCAGCCTGGAGGCAGCGCTGTGGAGAGGCTGGAGCACTTCCTGGAGAGAGAGTACCATGTGACACAGAACTGTGCTGGAATTGGCCAAGACCCGGGCCTGATGGGCAGAGTGGGCCGAGTCGTgctctgtggagagagagacggagtgCTGTTCAGAGGAATGAGCCTGAACCACATCTGCCTGGAACTGGACG TTATGTCAGGAAACTCTGCGGACTCGTACTCAGAGGGCGAATCTGAAGGGGAGCAGGTGAAGGAGAAGCCCGAGGCTCTCGCCCCTGCTCCTGCGCCGAATCCTACGCCTACCCTGCTGTATGTCAGGAAGGGCAAGAACAACGGGCGGGTGGGACGACCCAAGAAGCTCAAAAACACCCAgccaccccctccacctcctccacctccaccagtaAACCGCAGGAGAGGCTCAGGTCAGCACAAATCAG GAAAGCGAGGCGTCCTGAAGCGTCCCTGGTCGGAAGCGGAGCGTGCGGCGGTCGAGGAGCACCTGACCCAAAACATCACCGAGCTCCGGGTCCCCGCCAAGGCCGACTGTGAGCGCTGCTTGCAGcagtgccccctgctggtcagcAACCACCGCGACTGGCGAGCTATTAAGTTCTACTGCCACAACCGCATTCAGCTGCTGAAGAAAAACCAGCGGCGTGAAAGTGAGCCCCAGCCCCTCACGGTCTGCTGA